The proteins below come from a single Halothiobacillus neapolitanus c2 genomic window:
- a CDS encoding RNA recognition motif domain-containing protein — MINIYVGNLSYQSGDADVRSAFEAFGEVKSAKVIQDMATGRSKGFAFVEMADKAAGMTAIEQLDNTDLNGRNIRVNEARPRERTNDRGGDRGEFRSRH; from the coding sequence ATGATTAATATCTATGTTGGCAACCTGTCCTATCAATCTGGCGATGCAGACGTTCGTTCTGCTTTCGAAGCTTTCGGCGAAGTTAAATCCGCCAAAGTAATCCAAGACATGGCGACAGGTCGCTCTAAGGGTTTCGCGTTTGTTGAAATGGCAGACAAAGCTGCTGGCATGACTGCCATCGAGCAACTGGACAATACCGACCTGAACGGTCGCAACATTCGTGTCAACGAAGCCCGTCCTCGCGAGCGTACCAATGATCGCGGCGGCGATCGTGGTGAATTCCGTTCACGCCACTAA
- a CDS encoding ATP-binding protein, which produces MRFNHSNKSSIAGLIELLSQVESKRKQGFREKPDARALAQRWHPETGFKVIHHPALIPVEELLHREKQLEQIERNTRLFLSGRPANHVLLWGARGTGKSSIIRAILTRHGGKELGMIELDRGGLAALGDLIQILGDQDRKYILFIDDLSFEANDASYKGLKALLDGSLMAPPDNVLVYASSNRRHLLPESMQDNLTAQVVEGELHEGDAIDEKVSLSERFGLWLAFHPFNQDQYLDIVRAQIETFEAATPEQTREIRDETNWQKEALMFARLRGSRSGRVAQQFVRYWLAEKLTDI; this is translated from the coding sequence ATGCGTTTCAACCATTCTAACAAATCATCAATCGCCGGCCTGATTGAACTGCTCTCACAAGTGGAAAGCAAGCGCAAACAGGGCTTCAGAGAAAAACCGGATGCGCGCGCTCTGGCCCAGCGATGGCACCCAGAAACGGGCTTCAAAGTCATTCACCATCCTGCGCTGATCCCGGTTGAAGAACTTCTCCATCGAGAGAAACAGCTTGAACAGATCGAACGAAATACACGTCTGTTTCTGAGTGGCAGGCCAGCCAATCATGTGCTCCTTTGGGGTGCTCGCGGCACTGGAAAGAGTTCGATCATCCGAGCAATCCTCACCCGTCACGGAGGAAAAGAGCTTGGGATGATCGAACTGGATCGCGGAGGTCTGGCGGCTCTGGGCGATCTGATTCAAATCTTGGGCGATCAGGATCGAAAATACATTCTATTCATTGATGATCTGTCGTTTGAAGCAAACGATGCCAGTTACAAGGGCTTGAAGGCCCTGCTGGATGGCTCCCTGATGGCGCCACCGGATAACGTGCTTGTTTACGCCAGCTCCAACCGCAGGCACCTGCTCCCGGAATCCATGCAGGACAATCTCACCGCGCAAGTGGTTGAAGGCGAGCTTCACGAAGGCGATGCGATCGACGAGAAAGTGTCATTATCAGAGCGGTTTGGGTTATGGCTGGCATTCCATCCTTTCAATCAAGATCAATATCTGGATATCGTGCGGGCGCAGATCGAAACCTTCGAGGCAGCAACACCAGAACAAACCCGCGAAATCCGTGATGAAACAAATTGGCAAAAAGAGGCGCTGATGTTCGCACGCCTGCGCGGGTCACGAAGTGGACGCGTTGCGCAACAGTTTGTGCGTTACTGGCTCGCAGAAAAACTGACAGACATTTGA
- a CDS encoding thioredoxin family protein codes for MPDMTVPAVLFALVLLILLGQWLVVRRAKSMRGQTVPEQLVHACQSVEGSDHSVNSFEDRSDMNVLVAFDAPNCGACRKMAPALANIAERYPGRVFCLSVVEHRTLAQTLRIMGTPTMLLVRNGQIVGVFVGITPLSRLFQRLQFTWPEIVPVDTSSGKLEKPVIPL; via the coding sequence ATGCCCGATATGACCGTCCCCGCTGTATTGTTTGCCTTGGTGCTCTTGATCCTTTTGGGGCAGTGGTTGGTGGTGCGGCGAGCAAAATCAATGCGGGGGCAAACGGTACCTGAGCAATTAGTGCATGCCTGTCAGTCCGTGGAAGGATCCGACCATTCGGTAAATTCGTTCGAAGATCGGTCGGATATGAATGTTCTGGTAGCTTTCGATGCGCCAAATTGTGGTGCGTGTCGCAAAATGGCTCCAGCTCTGGCAAATATCGCCGAGCGTTATCCGGGTAGGGTCTTTTGCTTATCGGTGGTGGAGCATAGAACGCTGGCACAAACGCTGCGCATTATGGGAACGCCGACGATGTTGCTTGTTCGAAATGGTCAAATCGTGGGGGTGTTTGTCGGCATTACCCCCTTGTCTCGTTTGTTTCAGCGCTTGCAGTTCACATGGCCCGAGATTGTTCCGGTTGATACATCTTCGGGGAAGCTCGAAAAACCAGTCATTCCCCTGTAG